Part of the Cumulibacter manganitolerans genome, CCACCCCTCCGGCAACGTCACCTTGCGGGTCCCGGTCGATCGGCCGCGGGCCAGGCCGAGGATGCTCTCCGGGTACGGCTGGTCGCCCTGCGCCTGCAGCAGGCCGTCGAGAAGCTCGTCGAGCCGGGCCAGCGAATCGATCAGCCCGAGGCTCTGGCGCACCTCGGAGCCGACCGGGAACCCCTTGAGGTACCAGGCGATGTGCTTGCGGAAGTCCCGGCAGGCGCGCTGCTCGCCGAGGTCCTCGGCCATGAAGGCGGCGTGCTGGCGCATCGTGCCGGCCACCCGCGACAGCGACGGGCGAACCCGCTCCGAGCTGCCCCGGAAGGCGTGCGCGAGATCGGCGAACAGCCACGGGCGACCGAGGCACCCGCGGCCGACGACGACCCCGGCACAGCCGGTCCGTCGCACCATCTCCAGCGCGTCGTCCGCCTCCCAGATGTCGCCGTTGCCCAGCACCGGCACGTCGAGCTCCTCGACGAGCATCGCGATGGCGTTCCAGTCCGCCTCGCCGCCGTACATCTGTGCCGCGGTGCGCCCGTGGAGGGCGACCGCGTCGACCCCCTCCTCCTGCGCCGTCCGGCCGGCCTCGAGGAAGGTGAGGTGCTCATGGTCGATGCCCATCCGCATCTTGACCGTCACGGGCACCCGGCCGTCGGCGGCCTGCACGGCCGAGCCGACGATCGCGCGGAACAGGTTGCGTCGCCACGGCAGCGCCGCTCCCCCGCCCTTGCGGGTCACCTTCGGTACCGGGCAGCCCA contains:
- the dusB gene encoding tRNA dihydrouridine synthase DusB, whose protein sequence is MSGLRFGAIPVDPPVVLAPMAGITTSAYRRVCRQYGAGLYVSEMITSRALVERTPLTMDMLRFHPSETPRSVQLYAVDPQIVGEAVRILVSEDRADHIDLNMGCPVPKVTRKGGGAALPWRRNLFRAIVGSAVQAADGRVPVTVKMRMGIDHEHLTFLEAGRTAQEEGVDAVALHGRTAAQMYGGEADWNAIAMLVEELDVPVLGNGDIWEADDALEMVRRTGCAGVVVGRGCLGRPWLFADLAHAFRGSSERVRPSLSRVAGTMRQHAAFMAEDLGEQRACRDFRKHIAWYLKGFPVGSEVRQSLGLIDSLARLDELLDGLLQAQGDQPYPESILGLARGRSTGTRKVTLPEGWLDDRDSCAVPFGAEVDVSGG